A genomic region of Catalinimonas niigatensis contains the following coding sequences:
- a CDS encoding cation transporter, with product MKTTTVKQNTERQHWLKIAFWLSMVTIFYNMLEGVISTYFGMEDETLALFGFGVDSFVEVISGIGIAHMVYRMQTNPEAKNDRFERQALRITGFSFYLLAFGISASSILTIVAGGQPETTRVGIIISVISIVTMYALVHYKMKAGKKLNSSPIISDANCTKTCLYLSLLLLLSSGLYELFRIPYIDAIGAIGIAVFAVKEGKEAFDKAKGKDCCGGACHT from the coding sequence ATGAAAACAACCACAGTAAAACAAAATACAGAAAGACAGCATTGGCTAAAAATAGCTTTCTGGCTGAGTATGGTCACTATTTTCTACAATATGCTGGAAGGTGTAATCTCTACCTATTTTGGTATGGAGGACGAAACGCTGGCGCTTTTTGGATTTGGAGTAGATAGCTTTGTGGAAGTGATTTCCGGCATTGGTATTGCGCATATGGTGTACAGAATGCAAACCAATCCTGAAGCAAAAAATGATCGTTTTGAACGTCAGGCATTGAGGATTACGGGCTTCAGCTTTTATCTGCTGGCTTTTGGTATCAGCGCCAGCTCCATATTAACCATTGTAGCAGGTGGGCAACCGGAAACTACCAGGGTGGGTATTATCATTTCAGTGATTTCCATCGTTACCATGTATGCCCTGGTGCATTACAAAATGAAAGCCGGGAAAAAACTGAATTCCAGTCCCATCATTTCAGATGCCAATTGTACCAAGACTTGCCTTTATCTTTCTTTACTGCTATTGCTTTCCAGCGGTTTGTACGAGTTATTTCGTATCCCTTACATTGATGCCATTGGAGCCATAGGAATTGCTGTTTTTGCGGTTAAAGAAGGAAAAGAAGCTTTTGACAAAGCAAAAGGAAAAGATTGCTGTGGAGGTGCCTGTCATACATAA
- a CDS encoding alpha/beta fold hydrolase: MQTRLAYIQEGEGIPVVLLHGFCERKEIWDRFIPILAKESKVIALDLPGFGENEAIDADISINYVAEHVEAFLKSIEVRQAIIVGHSLGGYVALSLANQFPQLISGLCLFHSTAKADSDEKKATRDKTALFLKENGMEAFARNFADALFSPHNHQKLVIQIAEYKQMLSQTPVETAVAYTKAMRDRPERMNVLKEAEYPCLFIAGKDDQAVPYADLLEQSKLPKADSKLITLEHCAHMGMYEQEERSKHALLNFIKQIKSKL; this comes from the coding sequence ATGCAAACTCGTCTAGCTTATATTCAGGAGGGTGAAGGCATACCTGTAGTATTGCTTCATGGCTTTTGTGAACGGAAGGAAATCTGGGATCGCTTTATCCCTATATTAGCCAAAGAGTCTAAAGTCATTGCCTTAGATCTTCCAGGTTTTGGGGAAAATGAGGCGATTGATGCTGATATATCCATAAACTATGTTGCTGAACATGTGGAGGCATTTTTGAAAAGTATTGAAGTACGACAGGCCATCATAGTAGGTCATTCTTTGGGTGGATATGTGGCTTTGTCGCTGGCAAATCAATTTCCACAACTTATTTCAGGACTGTGCCTGTTTCATTCTACCGCCAAAGCAGATAGCGATGAAAAAAAGGCAACACGGGATAAAACAGCTTTATTTCTAAAAGAGAATGGCATGGAAGCATTTGCCCGTAACTTTGCTGATGCACTTTTTTCCCCGCACAACCATCAAAAATTAGTTATTCAGATTGCGGAGTACAAACAAATGCTATCTCAAACTCCCGTTGAAACCGCAGTAGCTTACACCAAAGCTATGCGCGATCGTCCTGAAAGGATGAATGTCTTGAAAGAAGCTGAGTATCCCTGTTTATTCATAGCCGGCAAGGATGATCAGGCAGTACCTTATGCAGATCTGCTAGAGCAAAGCAAATTACCAAAAGCAGACTCCAAACTGATCACATTAGAGCATTGTGCGCATATGGGTATGTATGAACAGGAGGAGCGAAGCAAACATGCGCTACTAAATTTTATCAAACAGATAAAAAGCAAGCTTTAG
- a CDS encoding glycoside hydrolase family 9 protein codes for MIVVEFVLITQSMLFFRCCIFTGIFVFTFINLKAQSWIRINQMGYLPESHKVAVLVSKEEVSVNTFTLHDAMTHEEVWRSGKIQSFGPYAAFQSGNRLNFSDFKRPGAYYIQTAQTKSPVFKIGYDVYDGAADVLLHYMRQQRCGYNPFLKDSCHIHDGFRVYHPSGDSAHVNVTGGWHDATDYLQYTATSANAVYQMLFAYQQNPDSFGDAYDAAGLAGSNGIPDVLDEARWGLEWLLKMNPAPGEMYNQIADDRDHAGFRLPNHDSVSYGKGKERPVYFITGKPQGLKYKNRATGVSSTAGKFASAFAIAADVFGESDPELASQLEEKAVEAFAFGESDLGVSQTAPGRAPYFYEEDNWVDDMELAAAQLYQLNGKSNWLEKGKRYGQLEKTTPWMGADTARHYQWYPFWNAGHFQLSHTSDEKVSQQFQYYMKEGLQKIYDKGKDNPFLMGVPFIWCSNNLVAGAASQAHVYELTSGDSQFAEMEAALRDWLFGCNPWGVSMIVDLPERGKSPTKPHSSLTLLEGYALTGGLVDGPVYGSIFNNLKGLRLMDADPYAAFQSDLVVYHDDFGDYSTNEPTMDGTASLMYFLSALEKEGQQTRPEGKLNESFGAIYRTDSTHKNINLMFSAHEFADGYTSIRNALNKHQVKASFFFTGDFYRNPEFKEMIQSLKEDGHYLGAHSDKHLLYASWENRDSTLVSNAEFKEDLKINYQAMEQFEIAKTDAIFYLPPYEWYNHTIAAWTEELGLKLINFTPGTASNQDWTYPELGVSYISSDEIMKNILKTAEKKPSGLNGYNLLIHFGTDPRRKDKMYHQLDTLITVLRNKSYQFCRIDQSAYW; via the coding sequence ATGATTGTAGTTGAGTTTGTCTTAATTACACAATCTATGCTTTTCTTCCGTTGCTGCATATTCACAGGTATCTTTGTATTTACTTTTATCAATCTCAAAGCACAAAGCTGGATACGCATCAATCAGATGGGCTATCTGCCAGAATCTCATAAAGTGGCAGTACTGGTATCTAAAGAAGAAGTAAGTGTCAATACTTTTACTCTCCACGATGCCATGACGCACGAAGAAGTATGGCGCAGTGGAAAAATTCAGTCCTTCGGTCCTTATGCTGCTTTTCAGAGTGGTAACCGACTGAATTTTTCAGATTTTAAACGTCCCGGTGCTTACTATATTCAAACAGCGCAAACCAAATCTCCAGTCTTCAAAATTGGCTATGATGTGTATGATGGCGCAGCGGACGTTTTGCTTCATTATATGCGGCAGCAAAGATGCGGTTACAATCCCTTTTTGAAAGACTCCTGCCACATACATGATGGTTTCAGGGTATATCATCCTTCAGGAGATTCAGCCCATGTAAATGTGACGGGAGGCTGGCACGATGCAACTGACTATCTGCAGTACACGGCCACTTCTGCCAATGCGGTCTACCAGATGCTTTTTGCCTATCAGCAAAACCCGGATTCCTTCGGAGATGCGTATGACGCTGCCGGTTTGGCAGGAAGTAACGGGATTCCTGATGTACTGGATGAAGCGCGCTGGGGTCTGGAATGGTTGCTAAAGATGAATCCTGCTCCCGGTGAAATGTATAACCAGATTGCTGACGACAGAGACCATGCCGGTTTCCGCTTACCCAATCATGATTCTGTTTCCTATGGCAAAGGGAAAGAAAGACCAGTCTATTTTATCACCGGAAAACCACAAGGTTTGAAATATAAAAATAGGGCGACGGGTGTATCATCTACTGCGGGTAAGTTTGCTTCAGCCTTTGCGATAGCTGCAGATGTATTTGGCGAAAGCGATCCCGAGCTTGCCAGCCAACTGGAAGAAAAGGCTGTTGAAGCTTTTGCATTTGGAGAATCAGACCTGGGAGTGAGTCAGACAGCTCCGGGTAGAGCTCCTTATTTTTATGAAGAAGACAATTGGGTAGATGATATGGAATTAGCAGCTGCCCAGCTTTATCAGCTGAATGGTAAAAGCAATTGGCTTGAAAAAGGGAAACGTTATGGACAACTGGAAAAGACAACTCCCTGGATGGGCGCAGATACAGCTCGTCACTATCAGTGGTATCCTTTCTGGAACGCAGGCCATTTTCAACTCAGTCATACGAGTGATGAAAAAGTCAGTCAGCAATTTCAGTATTACATGAAAGAAGGGCTACAAAAGATATATGACAAAGGAAAAGATAATCCGTTTTTGATGGGAGTGCCATTCATCTGGTGCTCTAATAATCTGGTGGCTGGAGCGGCTTCTCAGGCCCATGTGTATGAGCTGACCAGCGGAGATTCGCAGTTTGCAGAGATGGAAGCGGCGCTTCGCGACTGGCTGTTTGGCTGCAATCCGTGGGGGGTAAGCATGATCGTAGATTTGCCAGAGAGAGGAAAGTCTCCTACCAAACCCCATTCCTCACTTACGTTGCTTGAAGGATATGCCCTTACCGGAGGATTGGTTGATGGACCGGTATATGGCTCTATATTTAATAATCTGAAAGGCTTACGGCTGATGGATGCAGATCCTTATGCAGCTTTTCAATCGGACCTCGTGGTGTATCATGATGATTTCGGAGATTATTCTACCAATGAACCCACCATGGACGGTACAGCCAGTTTGATGTATTTTCTTTCGGCCCTTGAAAAGGAAGGGCAGCAAACGCGTCCGGAGGGTAAACTTAATGAGTCTTTCGGAGCAATTTATAGAACAGATTCAACACATAAAAATATCAACCTGATGTTCTCAGCACATGAGTTTGCGGATGGATATACCAGTATTCGCAATGCATTGAATAAACATCAGGTAAAAGCATCCTTTTTCTTTACCGGAGACTTTTACAGAAATCCGGAATTTAAAGAAATGATACAAAGCTTAAAAGAAGATGGGCATTATTTGGGTGCCCACTCTGACAAGCACCTGCTGTACGCCAGTTGGGAAAACAGGGATTCAACTTTAGTAAGCAATGCAGAGTTCAAAGAAGATTTGAAAATAAATTATCAGGCAATGGAGCAGTTTGAGATCGCAAAAACTGACGCCATATTTTATTTACCACCCTATGAATGGTATAATCATACCATCGCTGCCTGGACAGAAGAACTGGGCCTGAAGTTAATAAATTTTACTCCCGGCACTGCCAGCAATCAGGATTGGACCTATCCTGAATTAGGAGTAAGTTATATCTCAAGTGATGAAATCATGAAAAATATATTGAAAACAGCTGAAAAAAAGCCTTCGGGTCTGAATGGATATAATTTACTAATTCACTTCGGAACAGATCCTCGCAGAAAAGATAAAATGTATCATCAATTGGACACACTTATTACAGTGCTAAGAAACAAAAGCTATCAATTTTGTAGAATTGACCAGTCAGCCTATTGGTGA